A region from the Clavibacter sp. A6099 genome encodes:
- a CDS encoding pentapeptide repeat-containing protein gives MAASTRILPPRISDPRLDGLADGDPSDLDAHATFERLRFADADLTDADLVDIGFEECALERIRLHEADLTAASLVDVLASRLDAPVLKAPRIRMRDVRLEGSRVGSAELYDASLSSVHITDCRLGFVNLRGSKITDLLITDCAIEELDLRGTAGMRIAFARTTIGTLDLADSSLTHLDLRGAEIMDLDTPDGLRGAVLDSTQLMALGPVFARHFRVRVED, from the coding sequence ATGGCCGCATCCACCCGCATCCTGCCGCCCCGGATCAGCGACCCGCGGCTCGACGGACTCGCCGACGGCGACCCGTCCGACCTCGACGCGCACGCGACCTTCGAGCGGCTGCGCTTCGCCGACGCCGACCTGACGGACGCCGACCTCGTCGACATCGGGTTCGAGGAGTGCGCGCTCGAGCGGATCCGCCTGCACGAGGCCGACCTCACCGCCGCGAGCCTCGTGGACGTGCTCGCCTCGCGCCTCGACGCGCCCGTGCTGAAGGCACCGCGGATCCGGATGCGCGACGTGCGCCTCGAGGGCTCGCGCGTCGGATCCGCCGAGCTCTACGACGCGTCGCTCTCCTCGGTGCACATCACCGACTGCCGGCTCGGCTTCGTGAACCTGCGCGGCTCGAAGATCACCGACCTGCTCATCACCGACTGCGCCATCGAGGAGCTGGACCTCCGCGGAACCGCCGGCATGCGCATCGCGTTCGCCCGCACCACCATCGGCACGCTCGACCTCGCCGACTCGTCGCTCACGCACCTGGATCTCCGCGGCGCCGAGATCATGGACCTCGACACCCCCGACGGCCTCCGGGGCGCGGTGCTCGACTCGACCCAGCTCATGGCGCTCGGCCCGGTCTTCGCGCGGCACTTCCGCGTGCGCGTCGAGGACTGA